TTATCGATGTCAAAAACAAGGCTCgagaaagaaaaactaaatcAACCTATTTGTTTATGCTTCATTGCAATAATCACAAACCTGTCAATGAGATACACAAGAAAACAGTTGTATTTTGAATTGGATAGGGGCTGCGCGAACGCAGGCCCCCACTGCAACAAATTATGACGTAGGCTCGACTGCTTGAGCCGACCTTAGACAAGCACCCCTCCGAAGTGCAATGGAGGTCACAAGCCTAGGCCATGGGTCTTATTGATCGCCCAATGACCCCGTCcaggtaagtatgtttcttcGTTGTACTTGGTCTTTTTTATAGTATATCCCCATTCCTCTTCTGTCTTCTTCACTTGGCGATGTGGGAGTAAGTCATCgtttttcaattcaatttaatGAACTTTTATTAGCTTTCATTAATAACGCTCTTCACTTGccgtttatttatttttttcgaagAGTTATGATTTTTCCGAATGAGTTGTGACCTTTTGAAAGGGttgtaatttaacttttataaaagaCACAATAAGCATATTTTCACACATTACTGTTTATTGGCTATAAAAAGAGGAGTTTCGTCAAATTTTTAAACtacaattttaaaagtttttcatagtccttcttcttcttcttaaaacaCTTATATTCAAAGTTGACATCTTTTTACATTGAATcgttaagatttttttaaaaaaagtgactTTTCCGATGAGTTGTGACCTTTTTCGAATTATTGTAACTTTTACGATAAGAAATATGCACATGTTCATGCTACCGTATGATAACTATATGGAGGAGtctcctctcattttaaaattcaatcttttttatgttttctattctTATCTTCTTTAAAACTCATGTTTGATTTAACATACGTTAAAagtatatcttttatatttaatatcaatgtttatttatttatatttaaagtaAGAACTACAACAATACGCTAATAACTAAGTAATGCACCATGGGGGAGGGAGGAGAAAGGAGTGATTAACATTCACTGGTAATCATAAGAAAATTTGTATccactattttattattatttaattaattttttttatttagtaatagTCATATTATTGTAAATGTGTATATTAGATCACAAAAAATGAagcttttaaatataaattattgagAATGTGAGTACTGATATAATTTATAAGACTATAAATGAGATACTagaaaatgattttcttttgaattggGTAGGGGCTGCGCGAACGCAGGCCCCCTCTGCAACAAATTATGACGTAGGCTCGACTACTTGAGCCGACCTTAGGCAGGCACCCCTCCAAAGTGCAATGGAGGTCACAAGCCTAGGCCATGGGTCTTATTGATCGCCCATTGACCCCGTCCAGGTAAGTATGTTTCTCCGTTGTCCTTCGCCCTATTTTATAGTATCTCATCATTAATCTTCTGTTTTCTTTGCTTAGCAATGTGGGAGTAAGTcattatttttggattttcaTTTCTATTTATTGAACATCCATCAGTTATCACATTTTCTACATATAATGTGGCATACGCTTATTTTTGAATGATTTCATAGTAGGCGTAAACCAGATTCTGAATAACCAATGTAGCAAGAGTTTGGGGTTCTGCAGAGAACGATgtaatatgaaagaaatgaaatgatTAGCCTTCCCTATTTTTGGATTTGGAATTTGACATCTCAAGGCGGTAAACCAGGCTCAGAACGATCATCCACTGCACCATGACCCTCGAAAGGTGCCATGCACGCTCGAGCCTCATGGCCATGATTCATCCACCAGACTTGGTATCCTGTCTCGTTAGAAGTCAAGGATTCAGTGGTACGAGCCTATAGAACAGATCCTGTTCAAGTAAGGTCGTGTCTGTCTATGTTTCTGCAATGTAATATAAAGACTTGGCTCTCTAGCTAGCTTATCAAATGTTTGCACTCTTACCACTAAGACAAAAATTATCCACCATTCTACTTGTAGTCCTAAACCCACAATTAAATGCTGAATGATTTAGTCATTCATCAACCATACAGCTAATCAGAATATTGATCAAACAAATTCACCTATTGCATCAATATAGAACAATAACAAATCCAACGTAATCCCACAAGGTGAGGTCTAAAAAGGTAGTGTACCACtaccttgtgaaggtagagaggttgtttccgatgGAAACTCGGCTCAAGTAAAACATATCAACATCagattgaaaaggaaaaaacagtAGGGAAGACGCCGGCTATGTCAAAAGAAAGGCTAAAAATGGTTTGGAACCAAAAGGCAACAGCAGTTTTGATAATCATTGGCACAAAGGCATTGTACATAATGAAAGGATTAAAAACAACTATAGATCAAGAACTATTTTGATGCCTAAACTGGCTTTGAAATATCTAATTTCTAAGTCATGGCCAATGTACAATGATAAGTCGGCCAATTGCCTCTAAACGGTCATCGGGTGTTGCAGCAACTACATGTACATTCAGGTGAACCACCTCTGACAACTTCTAAAAGCAGCCTCCTCCTGCAGAAGAGAAACACAAAATAACTCGTCAGTTAAGGTGACGGTAAAGTAAACAGACGATCTTGAACCTTGCTCAACCACAAAGTTGAGGAGCGCTCAAGACCATATAACGGAGACAACAATAGCTAGTTCTCTCAACCAATGTAGGCACCCACGCCCAAGACTGAGATAATACAAAGAAACGTGTAAAGACTATAGTTTACATATTAAAACATATACTGTTTTCAACTCCTCAGACCCAAGAAATGCAACCAAACTCCAACACTGAATGATCGATAGATAACATCACAGTCCAAATCTAaagaattctttttcttttttttttagaatagaTTCACCTAATGATTTTGCCTCCGGGGGAATTTGAATCTGAGACAACTCACTTGATTAACCACTAGGCAACACCCTTGAGTATAGAATATTCGTTTTAAATGACAACCATGAAGAATTTTTTCCCAAACATATTGCAGGTACTATATATTTGTAGTAGTATTTCGGATACATACCTACACATTATGGTCAGGTGGACTTCACTCAAAAGCCAGTAAAATTATGGAAGCTGAAAATGTACGAAAGAGGAGGTGATCTACTGGAACGCCTGATGTGCCCTTGAACATGTTAGCTTAACCGGGGAACTCAAAAATGCTAGGAGCTCAGCAggttcttcatcttctttcaCAACCTATCAATCGCATGTATAGAGAGAATAAGCATTGAGATAAAAACACATCAAACAGTATAACACAAATCTAGATAATAACCCATCCACCCGAGACCAAATGAAAGAAAACAGAACAGAACAGAAGGGAAGGGGTAGAACACCACTTGGGAAAATCCAAGAAAAATACACATCATCCTGCAACTTTGTGAGTGCTTATGCCACCAACAATTCGGGGAAGCTATTAACTGATACtgatcttaattaattaaatagaagaACGAATTGTATAGACATGTTATATTAGCATCTTTGTTTTTCCACGCATAAATAATGCAGTTTCAACTCTCAAGAAAATATAACTTgctaaattaactaaaaaataagaGAAGGTCAAAGGCAAAGTATGAAGAGCATTTCCTGATTCTAGCCACAtactaatttcattttttcattttgttttgtgAATGTTACAGCTGAAACATAGAAGACCCCATCTATCAAATACTATGAGCagctaaaaaaaatcatatatgagCGGCTCCAAAACTTGGATCAAGAAAAGCATGCAACAATAGTACAAGAGTATGAAATAGTGATATACCTCAATGTTGGTGTCATTTGGCAGAACCATTCGATGAAGAACATCTGAAGCAGCCTGTTTCCAGTCAATCTCCCCTGGATCACCACCAAGCCCTTTGCAGCTTACCTTCCGGACCTTGCTAATCTCACAAATAAAAGACCTTCCTACCCAAACATACACAGCTCTACCTGCATCTTTTCCAGAACCTGAAGTtggaataatgaaaatatatgcatttttaGAATCCAAATCATCAATGCTACAAATAGCGAGTTTCTCCAAGCTGGGCCAACGATATACAACATGTTCCACTAGGTTACAAGATGCCCCACCAGTATCCACAACACCATTTAACACAGCCGTGCTCCTTTCATTGCATGGTATTTTCTCCCATAACTCACGAAAGCCACTAAAAACAGCAGATTCTTTATCAGAAGGAATACCAATGCCTAAAATATCTAAAGAACTATGCAATTCATCCATTTTACACTCAATTATCTCTTGTGGGGAATGTAAAATCTCAGCTGCAGTCCCTGCTTCATTAAAAGACTCATTTGTCGCTTCTGatatgccaacatcaccttggTCATTGGCAACACTCTTCAAATGACCTGATTTACTGTCAAAATCATCAGTCAGCGATGGAAGCTTGAGACCCTTCGATAAACTACCTCTCCGCTCCGCAATGGAGAGGGGAAACTTTTTAGACAACGGAGGAGCTGTTTGTGAAGAAGTCTGGGAAGTGAAGTTGACAtcaatatattttgaagttttaGATATGGACTGTGGAGAAATCTTGGAAGGGAGAACAGATACACTGGAGTCAGACGGTGTTGAAGAAGTTAAATCTGCACAAGAGATAACTGAAGGTGACACAACTGGAGAATCAGAAAGACATTTTGAATTGATGCTTGAATCAGACGAGATGGAGTCTGGAGAGAGATAAGGAGGTGATGAGgctgatgatgaagaagatgttGAAGATAAGGATATTGCAGTTGGTGATGGTGAACACAAAGACGATGAAGACAACATAGAAGAAGAATCTAGTTGGTTAGTTCCACAATTGTCTCTCTTTACAAACATAGAATCAGGAAAGACTCTAGAGATACCTGACTTCGTTGAAAAGACAAAATCCCTCATATTATTCCCCGATACAAATTTTCGCCTTAGCATGCTCCAAGAACTTTCTCTAACTGGAAGGTGGGTTTCATGTTCAGTCTCACACGACGCAAAAGGAGGAACAAAGCCACCTGAAGTAGCTTTTTGGAAAATCTCAAAGTCAACATCATAATTATCCACCTTTCTTTCCCCTGGACAAATCTTACTTGATGACTCAACAACATCCCGTCCATTCTTTAATTTGTCCATCAATGGCAGGAAATTGGAGAAAGCATCCCAGAAGTACAGAGGTTCCTCACCTTCAAGGACTGTTATGATAGGGCCCTGCACTTTCTCATAACGAACAATCTGGCAAACAGCCCCACTGGCATCTCTTTCCATGATTGCTTCACATTTCTTACCAATCCATACATATACCGATGAAGGTATGTGTATAATAAATGCACCTCTAGAATCTAATGCTGCCGGTGAGGGATCATTTAACATTTTTGGGACGAGATGCAAAGGATCGTATGGTGAATGAGGTGCAACTCTGTACATCCTTAATAATGAACTTGGGCTCAAAGGAGAAGCATGAACCCTTTTTTGGCATTGTAATAACTGACAAGCAAAACCCATATTTGGATCCGCAATACCCCTTGCTGCCTTTACATACTCAAAGGCATCATCAAAACTTTGTCCTTCTCTCCACATACGATAAGCAATAACCAACGAGGTTGACCGAGAGACCCCTTGGCAGCAATGAACAAAAACcttcccatgttgctccctgaCATCttcaaagtagtcaaaaacaTCATAGAGAATACTAGTAATATCTTCTGATGGGCTATCCTGCAACCACAAAGTCCGGTATACGAAATCAGACTTGAAATACTCTGGGCATACAAACCCCACACAGTTAAGAACATGGGTAATCCCATTTTGTTTTAGTATATCCTTATCTCTTGCCACTGCATCCCCACCAAGATATATGTGTTCGGCCACCTTTGAACACTCCTTATCGAAGAAAGCAATTTTTTCCCTTCTCACAAGCCCACCATTAGCCTCTggatttttatgtatgtttgaCAAATCCAGTTTAAGCCTCTCACTGTTGCTGTGTGAATCCCTCCCACTGGGGGTGGCAGGAAGCGGCCACTCTCCAATATCATCAGATCCTGCTCTCGGCCACTCATCTAAACTTCTACGAGCAATTGCTAATGGCTGCAATGGTGGCAGACACGACCTAGCCTTGAAACTATGTTGCGACCTAGGAGTTAAAGGCCTCCGACCGTGAGAACTATTACTTCCATTTGGGTCCAAGCCATCTTTTTCCGTATCTGGGTTAAGCGGAGGCAGAGAAGTCCTCGAAGACGACCAAGATGCTGACCTCCAGTACATTCTCCGACCATTTGCAAGTTGACATTGTTCCTGAGAACCATCAGCTCCACCAGCTGAAGCATCTTCCTTTCCCGGCATTCCGACAATCAAAACTAGGGACAAACTCTAACTGCCACAGTGAAACTTCAGATACAAAATTCCCTAAGAACTTTCAAAATTCTGGTTTTGAAAATTACATCCAGTAAAACTAACCCGAAAAACCACCAAATCAGCACCACCCCAAGTAAACCGAACTAAACAATACTACAGCTCCACAAATTTCACCTGCAAAAGTGTTgaacaaaaaacataaaaaaaacaagtcaaacaaagtcaaaataCTCCACACAACCAACAACTACATACGCAACAACGTCCCAACCCCAAAGTCGAGTCTTGGGAGGGTAGAGTATACGCAACATTAACTCTACCCCCAATGATAAAGAGGTCATTTCTGATAGACCCTCAGCTCAAAACTCCACACAACCAATTACTGAATATCAACCAAACAATCAACTAGTTCTTAGGAGGGTGAAGTGTCACCTTACCCCTACCCCAAAGATAAAGAGGTCATTTCCAAATTCCAATAAACCTTCAGCTCAAGACTCCACACAGCCAATTACCaaaaattcaaccaaacaatCAACTACACTTCAACAACAAAACTAGTCAGGTCAGATATATTCACCCTTATATACCCATTTTGCTCTATTTAAACCCCCTTCACTCCAACATAACTACACAATCAAAACCCCCCCATAAAAAACAAATCTTTCACAAATCTGAGATTCAGAACCTAGCAGCATAACACATAAACAACAGTAACTAACCAAGATCTAAAAAACCCACActcaaaaaaacacaaaaattcaagaaaacacCATATCTTTAAAGGATTCAAAAACCCCAAGTGTTAAAAGTAAGTGTACAGTCTCTAAGTGAATCCAtacagtaaaaaaaataaaattaaaaacacccaATTTATGCTATGTATTGAAAAacagaaaaaagggaaaatcttggATTTATAACTTACTGAACATAAATAAAAGTTGCCATCATTGATAAAGAGACTCACAAGAACAGATTTTTGCCAAGGAAGTGTGTGTGAAGAGTATAAACAAGAACGATGAGAGGTGTAAAAGACTGTAGCaaaaaacaatgaaatgatagaaagagaaaaaaaaaaaaaaacaatatagcgtcccttttcttttctttttttaattttttttctttatttatctcGTTTACCTGCGGTGGATATGACTGTTCCTCCTTTGCTCGAGTTTTCGAGTTCAAACtttatgtataaataatcaACCTTATTAATGAGTCTCTTTTAATAAGAAATTACATCGTGTGAATTCAGAATAGTATAACATTATTGAGGGAATAAGATACATCAAGtgagaaatcaaaaaaaaaaaacttcgaATTTAACCGTTAAAAACAGACTAAACACAAAAATTACATTTTCGCgccttttatgtttttaattgtttattgttttctttcttatatAAACTACGTATCAGTTTTTctgtataaaaaataaatttttgatgtTGAGTTGATCAGCATATAGAGAGGTAAACTCAGTAATACTGACGAAGTGATTCACTCGTAAAAACAGAGTAACTTaactaaatttgaaatattcgAAGAACATtgagtttaaaatgtttatacAAGTATCTATTataaacaaaaaggaaataggGAAGTAAAATGGCAAAGTAATAGTTAAAAATCAggttaattgaaaaatatatctttgtttaaaatttgtgtAGACTAATGAATCgtaattcttcaaaaattatcaaattgcTAGTATGCTTCTATAAGAAATGAAATTTACCTCGGGaaattttgattcaaatttaTAGACAGTTATGTTTTGAATATGAGAGTTTTCTCTCGACTCTACCATTTATATAGCGGTGTAGGAGCTGAGTTAAGAACAGAGCAGTAATTGAATTGtccattatatttttattagatatgTCCGTCATTTATTCGAATGACCTTTTCATAAATAGAAATTGCCTGATTTACGTTTCATTAATCACAAATGTTGAACAGAACAAGAAACAAATCAAATTGTCAAATATGGGTCTCGAAGAAAGGAGAAATTAATTACGCGGAGTTTCAACTGAGTTAATTAGTCAATGTAGTTTTGAATTCATTCTTGACTCTGCCACTAGTATAACGTAATTCGAGTCAAAATAAAGACTGGAGCAGTAAATGAAATAGTCCTTTTTACACTTTAtcatatatgtttatatatattattttcttgaccTGGTTCTTccgttacaaaaaaaaattatttttttctatgatatttgatattttatttaagctcggttaatttaaattcatacatatagGACTTGTTTTGGGCCAACACTTTCAatattagatttttaatttagGTCGAAAAAAACACTAATCAATCACACTACAATCTTATGTTGATGAATTACAAACTTAATTAGTGgaattcaatattttgaaacacataaatatgaatatttaattgGAGTATAAAAGCatctaaatatatttattttgtgaataaggtttaaaatatttttaaactatgtgaattttaaataaaaatattctaaattaataatttggcTCGAAAATGTATGTTTTTGTCACACGTTAACATGTCTGCTTCAGCTGTGTGTTTATTCACATAACTATCTGTTTGGCCTACTCGATTAGGCTTGACATTTTAACCCCAAGGTCTGGGATTCAAATTTTGCCAACATCgctttttatttctcttttaatttcagCTTTTTTTTcgtaaatcaattattttttccgtccatttttatttgtcatgtaaattacattaatttgatattaaaacaaaaaatttagatactcaaaaattatattgcaattttttgcatatcagtataacgaaaaaaatatattgtaaaatgttagtcaaaatttttatgatttgactttaaaaatggAATGCATGACAATTAATAGTGGACGGAAGTAGTATTATTTCGATAATCAAAGACCTCTACATATTGAGGTCTTTGATTAATTTCAgcttatttattgatttgagaCTTCTGACATTTCGTATAcgtaaatatatttcttattcatattttagttgTTCCATCTTAACAACACAAGAAACAACCAATATGTCTGCTTCACATGTGTGGTTCAACGCGATAATTAACAACATATTGACTCTTGAAATTCTACTTGTGTCATATATATTGAGACAACgaaattaacatgtattatttaaaattacataagatattacaaattacaacaattaacaacttaaaatatttaaaatcatattataatttaattaactctCTAAATTTTATCtgtatcacataaaatgaaacaaaaaataataaatattgggCCCGTGCTAGCGCATGGGCCCATGTGTCTAGTTACTTAATGAGTTAAAATGTCTTCttatttggtttatttttttcaggaaaatttttttttatataaaaaacattataataGCTAAAgtgatttagaaaaaaaaacattaattttttcaatagaataaaatattaaaataaaattaaaaaaattgaccatTGATAATGGTAAGGAtattttttaaccaaactaTTAGTCATAGCGATTTTTTAGATCAAACTATTAATTGAGGCATGTTAattcaatt
This DNA window, taken from Solanum lycopersicum chromosome 5, SLM_r2.1, encodes the following:
- the LOC101258561 gene encoding protein-tyrosine-phosphatase MKP1; the encoded protein is MPGKEDASAGGADGSQEQCQLANGRRMYWRSASWSSSRTSLPPLNPDTEKDGLDPNGSNSSHGRRPLTPRSQHSFKARSCLPPLQPLAIARRSLDEWPRAGSDDIGEWPLPATPSGRDSHSNSERLKLDLSNIHKNPEANGGLVRREKIAFFDKECSKVAEHIYLGGDAVARDKDILKQNGITHVLNCVGFVCPEYFKSDFVYRTLWLQDSPSEDITSILYDVFDYFEDVREQHGKVFVHCCQGVSRSTSLVIAYRMWREGQSFDDAFEYVKAARGIADPNMGFACQLLQCQKRVHASPLSPSSLLRMYRVAPHSPYDPLHLVPKMLNDPSPAALDSRGAFIIHIPSSVYVWIGKKCEAIMERDASGAVCQIVRYEKVQGPIITVLEGEEPLYFWDAFSNFLPLMDKLKNGRDVVESSSKICPGERKVDNYDVDFEIFQKATSGGFVPPFASCETEHETHLPVRESSWSMLRRKFVSGNNMRDFVFSTKSGISRVFPDSMFVKRDNCGTNQLDSSSMLSSSSLCSPSPTAISLSSTSSSSSASSPPYLSPDSISSDSSINSKCLSDSPVVSPSVISCADLTSSTPSDSSVSVLPSKISPQSISKTSKYIDVNFTSQTSSQTAPPLSKKFPLSIAERRGSLSKGLKLPSLTDDFDSKSGHLKSVANDQGDVGISEATNESFNEAGTAAEILHSPQEIIECKMDELHSSLDILGIGIPSDKESAVFSGFRELWEKIPCNERSTAVLNGVVDTGGASCNLVEHVVYRWPSLEKLAICSIDDLDSKNAYIFIIPTSGSGKDAGRAVYVWVGRSFICEISKVRKVSCKGLGGDPGEIDWKQAASDVLHRMVLPNDTNIEVVKEDEEPAELLAFLSSPVKLTCSRAHQAFQ